From a single Erpetoichthys calabaricus chromosome 1, fErpCal1.3, whole genome shotgun sequence genomic region:
- the si:dkey-5i3.5 gene encoding uncharacterized protein si:dkey-5i3.5 isoform X1 has protein sequence MQRAAINTGVKIQKISKTITFYKNEHKIISASSDLPKPLLLLLPWLGSQSKSVEKYREIYFKHGYDILTVESEVRHFLWPKWGLEYGAQVLGVLQSESFVSRPLLIHAFSIGGYTFAQMLLNASQTPELQESLKERIYGQIYDSLVVGTLEHMAAGIAKVLFPKVGGLVEKTTMLYFNLLKGYTVDYYNNAVDMFYDTPVTSPALFFYCENDPLSDHKAVEKLMQLWLEKQKITVVGKCWKNSVHAGHLRRHPKEYLDTLHSFLLTHGKMLPKAKL, from the exons ATGCAAAGAGCAGCAATCAACACTGGagtcaaaatccagaaaatttcaaaaaccatcacgttttacaaaaatgaacataaaataatatcAGCATCTTCTGATCTGCCGAAGCCCCTTCTTTTGCTTCTGCCCTGGTTGGGCTCTCAGTCTAAATCTGTGGAAAAGTATCGTGAAATTTATTTCAAGCATGGCTATGATATTCTTACTGTGGAGAGTGAAGTCCGCCACTTCCTTTGGCCTAAGTGGGGCTTGGAGTATGGTGCCCAAGTCCTGGGTGTGCTTCAGAGTGAAAGCTTTGTATCCCGTCCCCTTTTAATCCATGCATTTTCTATAGGAGGATACACTTTTGCACAGATGCTGCTAAATGCTTCCCAGACCCCCGAGCTGCAGGAAAGTTTAAAGGAAAGGATCTACGGTCAGATTTATGATAGCCTTGTAGTAGGCACACTAGAGCATATGGCAGCAG ggatTGCAAAAGTTTTGTTTCCCAAAGTTGGAGGATTAGTTGAGAAGACCACAATGCTGTATTTTAACCTTCTAAAAGGTTATACTGTGGATTATTACAACAATGCAGTAGATATGTTCTATGATACACCTGTTACATCACCTGCCCTCTTCTTCTACTGTGAGAATGACCCACTGAGTGACCACAAGGCGGTTGAGAAGCTGATGCAATTGTGGCTCGAAAAGCAGAAGATCACTGTAGTAGGGAAATGCTGGAAAAACTCTGTACATGCAGGACATCTGCGCCGGCATCCCAAGGAATACCTTGATACTCTTCATAGCTTTCTTCTCACTCATGGAAAGATGCTACCAAAAGCCAAGCTATGA